In a genomic window of Numenius arquata chromosome 5, bNumArq3.hap1.1, whole genome shotgun sequence:
- the LOC141465069 gene encoding uncharacterized protein, whose amino-acid sequence MFSLVIFIFTCAAKAGLSLNISDSCPSMCKCAPAEIIHCNRAGLRALPGEIAASTVSLNLSNNYLRILTTNTFRNLTFLHSLWLDGNNLTFLSPGTFHALSKLRELHLSRNSRLTYLHANTFRGLLNLISLDLSHCNIFEIHPLLFSHLPSLERLDLASNNMRYVPQAFRNLSSLTRLSLEGNHIEAIGRDSLKDLETLYDLNLRKNRIWIIQNGAFTKLLRLGMLNLGHNFIADLPNQLFDGLIQLKTMHLEANRITAVDCTFRQLLNLRNLYLNNNQISSISDSAFAYLNKLHFLHLSKNNLSSLPIRLFAELPKLKYVFLSHNPWRCDCRMLWFWRWSATRRGAVEGLHCAFPGPRNATAIDVPRPGDPTDCTVPPELASEDKCWVAGTSVAPRPPALPSKVVLLALVCHAWYFARGWDTSAATF is encoded by the coding sequence ATGTTCTCTCttgttatatttatatttacttgTGCAGCAAAGGCTGGACTGAGTCTGAATATCTCTGATTCTTGCCCAAGCATGTGCAAGTGTGCACCTGCAGAGATTATCCACTGTAACAGAGCCGGACTGAGAGCCCTCCCTGGAGAAATAGCAGCATCCACCGTCTCTCTAAATCTCTCCAACAATTATTTGCGGATTCTCACCACCAACACCTTCAGAAACCTGACTTTCCTCCACAGCCTCTGGCTAGATGGAAACAATCTGACTTTCCTGTCCCCGGGGACCTTCCACGCTCTCAGCAAGCTGCGAGAGCTGCACCTCAGCAGGAACTCACGCCTCACCTACCTCCACGCAAACACTTTCAGAGGACTATTGAACCTCATCAGCCTGGATTTGTCCCACTGCAACATCTTTGAAATCCACCCACTTCTATTTTCACATCTGCCTTCTTTAGAAAGGCTCGATTTAGCCTCCAATAACATGCGGTACGTTCCACAAGCCTTTAGGAACCTCTCCAGCCTCACAAGGCTGTCCCTGGAGGGCAACCACATAGAAGCCATCGGCAGAGATTCCCTGAAGGACCTGGAAACCCTGTACGATCTGAATCTCAGGAAGAATCGGATATGGATCATTCAAAATGGCGCTTTTACAAAGCTTCTCAGATTGGGCATGTTAAATTTAGGACACAACTTCATTGCAGATTTGCCTAATCAGCTTTTCGACGGGTTGATCCAGCTCAAGACCATGCACCTTGAAGCCAACAGAATCACTGCTGTCGACTGCACCTTCAGGCAACTGCTGAACTTGAGAAACTTGTACTTGAACAACAACCAGATCTCCTCGATCTCAGACTCTGCTTTCGCCTACTTAAACAAGCTGCACTTCCTTCACCTCAGCaagaacaacctcagctccctccccATCCGCTTGTTCGCTGAGCTGCCGAAACTGAAGTACGTGTTTTTATCCCACAACCCCTGGAGATGCGACTGCAGGATGCTCTGGTTCTGGCGGTGGAGCGCGACGCGCAGGGGAGCAGTCGAAGGGCTGCACTGTGCCTTCCCGGGCCCTCGCAACGCGACGGCCATCGATGTCCCCCGCCCAGGGGACCCGACGGACTGCACGGTGCCACCAGAGCTGGCAAGCGAAGACAAATGCTGGGTGGCTGGTACCAGCGTGGCTCCCAGGCCCCCCGCTCTCCCCAGCAAGGTCGTCCTGCTGGCACTTGTCTGCCACGCATGGTATTTTGCCAGGGGATGGGACACCTCCGCGGCCACGTTTTGA